In Dromiciops gliroides isolate mDroGli1 chromosome 4, mDroGli1.pri, whole genome shotgun sequence, one DNA window encodes the following:
- the MRPS14 gene encoding 28S ribosomal protein S14, mitochondrial isoform X2, whose amino-acid sequence MVPFSGVGQIRSYYVDWRMLRDVKRRKMAFEFADERLRINSLRKNTILPKDLQEVADQEIAALPRDSCPVRIRNRCVMTSRPRGVKRRWRLSRIVFRHLADHGQLSGVLRAMW is encoded by the exons ATGGTTCCTTTTTCAGGTGTAGGACAGATCCGAAGTTACTATGTGGACTGGAGAATGCTGCGTGATGtaaagaggaggaagatggcCTTTGAATTTGCTGATGAAAGGCTTCGGATCAACTCCCTCAGAAAGAACACCATATTGCCAAAGGACCTCCAA GAAGTAGCAGATCAGGAAATTGCTGCTCTTCCCAGAGATAGCTGTCCTGTCCGGATAAGAAATCGTTGTGTTATGACATCTCGCCCCCGGGGTGTGAAGAGGCGCTGGCGGCTCAGCAGGATTGTCTTCCGGCATCTTGCTGATCACGGCCAACTCTCTGGGGTCCTGAGAGCAATGTGGTGA